A DNA window from Falco naumanni isolate bFalNau1 chromosome Z, bFalNau1.pat, whole genome shotgun sequence contains the following coding sequences:
- the CZH9orf24 gene encoding spermatid-specific manchette-related protein 1, protein MLFKKTIQEQAPQQLWKENKFVTKGLTMPLVQNPASQGQPKQLVKATMQEYYRNTGDPTAYWPDVYWLARSKGTTKHNSFFVNENEYITRRTSLYNSTASSYPSYPSCSCACAILESIWVMVWLPLLALTFPIPPLSEREVVTDMAHRLPVYTVIGRGPSQGYYSPCPGHCYCLQGLDCSIDGVPANRRHLHTLGERAVRSMPCCSYSPRAMFWTSTNHLQPSSLCRSPTYRWVQWGEYFKRWDTSHFKMTGGVQ, encoded by the exons ATGCTCTTCAAAAAGACCATCCAAGAGCAGGCtccacagcagctctggaaggaaaacaagtttGTGACAAAG GGATTAACGATGCCTCTGGTGCAAAAtccagccagccaaggtcagcccaAGCAGCTAGTTAAGGCGACAATGCAGGAGTACTACAGGAACACCGGTGACCCCACTGCATACTGGCCTGACGTGTACTGGCTGGCCAGGTCCAAAGGTACCACCAAG cacaactcATTTTTTGTCAATGAGAATGAATACATCACCAGGAGAACAAGTCTCTACAACAGCACAGCCTCCTCCTACCCCTCCTACCCAAG CTGTAGCTGTGCCTGTGCCATTCTGGAATCCATCTGGGTGATGGTCTGGCTGCCCCTCCTTGCCCTTaccttccccatccctccacTTTCAGAGAGGGAGGTGGTCACTGACATGGCTCACAGGCTGCCCGTGTACACTGTGATAGGGAGGGGGCCCTCCCAGGGCTACTACAGCCCCTGTCCTGGGCACTGCTACTGCCTGCAAGGGCTCGACTGCTCCATTGATGGAGTCCCTGCCAACAGAAGGCATCTCCACACACTAGGAGAGAGGGCTGTAAG GAGTATGCCCTGCTGCAGTTACAGCCCCAGAGCCATGTTCTGGACATCTACAAATCACCTCCAGCCATCGTCCCTCTGCAGGAGCCCTACATACAGATGGGTTCAGTGGGGGGAGTACTTCAAG AGGTGGGACACAAGCCACTTCAAAATGACCGGGGGAGTCCAGTGA